CTCGATCTGGGCGCTCAAGCCGTGGTGGTGTCAGCCCTGGAGCATCGTGCTCACGGGAGTGGCTGTGTCCATCGGCTCCTGGTGGCTGCTGCACCGCTGGTGGATCACGGCGCCGGTGGCGGCCGCGGTGCTGGCGTGGTGGTGGCTGTTCCTGGTGCTGGTACCGGCCGGCTACACACAGTCGGTCGTGGCGCAGGAGGCAGCTGGAACAGTGGAGCCGCCACGCAGCACTGATCCGCCTCGCACTGCACCGCCACCCGATGACGCCGGCTGACAGGGGAGTTCAGGGCCTTTCAGGGGATGGCTGCAGGATCGCTGCGGGAACTTCCGGGCAGAGCTGACGACGGCGCTGCGATCAGGCGACCGGCTGCATCAGGCCGCCACCGGGACCGGAGTCGTCGTCGTCGTTGTTCTCGTTGGGGGCCTGGAGCACGGCGAAGAGGCCGAGGGCGGCGGCACTGATGACGGCCGACATCAGGCTCAGATCGGCGCCAGCGCCAGTCCCGACACTCATCACGTCCCCCATGCAGCTCCGACCTTATTTACAAAACTCTCAGTATCGTAACAAGGTTTTGCGGGTGTGGGCCGTTTCCGGCAGCCAGGCCCTGCCTCCCGCCCCCGCCCCGTCGCAGACCCGCAGGGCCTCAGACCCTGAGCACCTCGGCATTCCGGGCCCGCTGCGCTTCGGCCCGCTGGGCCTCGGTGAGGCCGTCGGCGCCGGGGATCTGATCGGCCATCTGGTTCAGCCACCCCATCAGCTCCTCCAGCTGCCGCTCCACCGGCAGCACCCCCAGGCCCCGGGCCAGCACCTTGGCGGTGCTGCCGCTGCCGGCCTGGTACACGAGCCGGCCGTGCAGATGCTGGGGCAGGCCCTGGCGCAGCAGCCGGAAGGCGGGTTCCTCCATGGGGGTGTCCAGGGCGATGTTGGGTTTCTCCGGTTTGATCCGTGAGAAGCCGCAGCGCCTGGCCACCAGCTTCAGCTCCATCAGCTGCAGCAGGGCCGTCACGGGGGCGGGGATGGCGCCGTAGCGATCCACCCAGGCCGCGGCCAGCTCCACCAGGGCCTCCTTGCTGGTGCAGTCGGCGGCGGCCCGGTAGGCGGCCATCTTCTCGTCGTTCTCGGTGATCCAGTCGCCGGGGATGAAGGCGGTGATCGGCAGGTCGATCTGGGTGTCGTCCACCTTGGGGATGTCCTGACCCTGGATCTCGGCCAGCGATTCCTGCAGCATCTCCATGTAGAGGTCGAAGCCGATGGCCTCCATCTGGCCGCTCTGCTCCACCCCCAGCAGGTTGCCCACGCCGCGGATCTCCATGTCGCGCATGGCCAGCTGGTAGCCGCTGCCCAGCTGGGCGAACTCCTGGATCGCCCGCAGCCGCTGCCGTGCCGCCTCGCTCAGGGAGGCATCACCCGGATAGAAGAGCCAGGCGTGGGCCTGGATGCCGCTGCGGCCCACCCGGCCGCGCAGCTGGTAGAGCTGGGCCAGACCGAACCTGTGGGCGTCCTCGATCAGGATCGTGTTCACCCGGGGGATGTCGAGGCCGCTCTCCACGATCGTGGTGCAGAGCATCAGGTCGGCCTCACCGGCGTTGAAAGCCACCATGGCGCTCTCCAGCTCGCCCTCGGCCATCTGCCCGTGGGCCACCAGCAGCTGCAGCCCCGGCAACATCTGCCGCAGGCGCTCGGCCACCTCCTCGATCCCCTCAACCCGAGGCACCACATAGAAGATCTGGCCACCCCGGTCGAGCTCCTGGCGGATGGCGCTGCGCACCGCCTCCTCATCCAGGGCCGCCAGGTGGGTCTTGATCGGCCGGCGCAGGGGAGGCGGCGTGGTGATCAGGCTCATCTCCCGCACCCCCGAAAGGCTCATGTAGAGGGTGCGGGGAATCGGCGTGGCGCTGAGGGTCAGCACGTCCACGTCCTTGCGCAGGGCCTTGATCTTCTCCTTCTGGTTCACGCCGAAGCGCTGCTCCTCGTCCACCACCAGCAGGCCCAGCTGTTTGAAGCGGGTGCCCTTGCCCAGCAGCTGGTGGGTGCCCACCACCACGTCCACCGTGCCCGCCGCCAGGCCCTCCTGGATCAGCTTGCGCTCCGCCGCGGTGCGGAAGCGGTTCAGCAGGCTCACCTTCACCGGGTAGGGCGCGAAGCGCTCGGAGAGGGAGCGCCAGTGCTGCTGGGCCAGCACGGTGGTGGGGGCGAGCATCGCCACCTGCCGGCCGGCGGTGACGGCCTTGAAGATGGCGCGGATGGCCACCTCGGTCTTGCCGAAGCCCACGTCGCCGCACACCAGCCGGTCCATGGGCTGGGCCTGTTCCATGTCGCGCTTCACGTCGGCGATCGCCTTCACCTGATCCGGGGTGGGCTCATAGGGGAAGGAGTCCTCCAGCTCGTTCTGCCAGGGGCCATCGGGGGGGAACGGGAAGCCAGGCGTCTTGTGCCGCTCGGCGTAGAGCTTCACCAGGTCGAGCGCCACCCTGCGCACCGCCTTGCGGGCCCGCTCCTTGGCCTTGCTCCAGGCCGTGCCGCCCATGCGGTTGAGGTCCGGCGGGCTGTCGCTGGTGGCGCGGTAGCGGCCCAGGCTGCCCAGCTGGTCGGCGGCCACCCGCAGCAGCCCATCGGCGTACTGCACCACCAGGTAGTCGCGCTCCTCGCCGCCGATGGCGAGCTTCTCGAGCCTGAGGAAGCGGCCGATGCCGTGGTTGCGGTGCACCACGAAGTCACCCGGCTGCATCTTGTTCGGATCCACCGTGCGACTGGCCGCCTTGCGGCGGCGGCGCACGTAGCCCGTGGCGGCGAGGCTGTGCTGACCGAAGAATTCCCGGTCGGTGATCAGCACCAGCTTCCAGGCCGGCAGCTGCAGGCCCTCCAGCTCGGCGGTGCCCCTGGTTTTCAGGGCCACCGGGGTGTTCTGCTCGATCAGCCGCTCGATCGCCGGGGTGTCCGCCGGGTTGGGCACGAAGCGGGTGATGCAGTCGTGCTCCTCGAGCAGGGCCACGGCCCGCGACGGCTGGGCGGAGAGCAGCCACACCCGTGCCCTCTCCTGCTGGAACCCCTTGATCAGGGCGGCCAGCTTGCCGAAGGCGTTGGGGTGGGCCGGCACGGAGCGGGAGGCCAGATCGAAGCTGTTGGGGTGGCTGTCGCTCTCGTGCAGTTCGGCCAGATCGAAGCCCGGGAACGCCTCGACCGCCGCGAGCACCGCGCTGGCGGGGCGGTGCAGCACGGCAGGCAGGGCGGCGCCAAGCTCCCGTGTCACCTCGGCATGGTGCTCGACGGCGTGCTCATACCACTGCTGGCCGTGGGCCAGGCAGTGGCGGCGCTCGTCCACCGCGATCACGGTGCCGGCCGGCAGGTAGTCCAGCAGGGAGGCCGGCTCGGCCCAGGCCAGGCCCATCAGCCGCCGCAGGCCTTCCGGCGTGCCGCCCTCCAGCAGCTGCTCCTGGGCCTCGGGGCTGAGCAGCTGCTCCAGCCCCTCGGGCATCGACTCCCGCAGGGCGTCAGCGATCAGGGGGGTGTAGCCGGTGGGGGTGAGGCGCACCACCTCGGTGGCATCGAGGGAGCGCTGGCTGGTGGGGTCGAACTCCCGCAGCTTCTCGAGCTCCTCCCCGAAGAACTCCAGCCGCACCGGCAGCTCGGCGCTCACCGGGAACACATCCACGATGTCGCCGCGGCGGCTCCAGGTTCCCTCCTGATCGATGCTGGGCACACGGGCGTAGCCCAGCTGGGTGAGGGTGCCGGCCAGCTCCTCCAGATCGACGCTCTGGCCCTTGCGGAGGCTGAGGCAGCGGGCCTCCAGGGCTGCGGGCGGGGGGAGATGGGGCTGCAGCGCCCGTTCGGTGGCCACGATCGCCAGCCGGTTCCGGGAGGCGCCGTCCTCGCTCCGATCGAGCAGCTCGCTGAGCACCTGCAGCTGGCCCCAGGTGATCTCGCTGGTGGGATCGAACCCCTCGTAGGGACTGCCCTCACTGGTGGGATAGAGCTGGCTGCTCGGCCAGCCCATCAGCTCGAGCAGCGCCGCCCAGCGCCCGGCCTCCTCGAGGGTGGGCACGATCACCAGCAGCGGGGCATGGGCAGCTCCGGCCAGGGCACTGCTGATCAGGGCCCGTGCCGCCCGTCCCGCGCCGCTCAAGCGCAGACGATCGCCACGGCGGCTGCGCTCCAGCACCTCTCCGGTCAGGGAGGCCTGCTGCAGCTGGCGCACCAGGGCGGAGAGGGGCATGGCGGCCGTACTTCCAGAATCCCTGATCTTGCCAACCGGTCCACCGGGGCGGTGGACGTTGCCACAATGCGGAGGTGGCGCGCTACGTCTGCCCCTACTGCCGTCCCCGGCCGCTGGCGATGTTCCGCCGCAGCGACGGGGTGTGGATCTGCGCCCGCTGCGGTGACCCCCTGCAGCGGGTGCCGCTGGTGCGCCCGCTCTCCGCCATCGCCGGTCTCGCCGTGGCGGTGGGGCTGGGGGTCGCGCTGCTGCCGCTGCGGCGTCTCATCCCGGAGCCGCTGGCCGCCGGGGTGCCTGCGCGGCTGCTGCAGGCCACGGAACCGCTCACGGCACGGCAGGGGCCGACCGGGCTGGTGGGCATCGACGAGGCCAGCCTGCTGCGGGAGCTCGAGGTGGCCGATGCGGCCTGGATTCCCCGGGCCGAGCGGCTCCCCGACGGACGCACCCGCTACCACTACCAGCGGCGGGTGGGGGAGCCCCAGCTCTCCCTGGCGGAGATCCGCCGACGGATCGCCGATCCCCCCCGCTTCCACTCCGAGCAGGCGGCCATCAGCCAGCTCATCGGCGTGTTGGGCCAGGCCGGGGTGCGCATCCAGCTGGCCCAGCCCCGCAAGAGCGGAGCCGCGGCCGAGTGGGATCCCGGGGCACGCACCCTGCGGATCAAGCCCAAGGTGATGGCCTCAGGCAGCAGCGAGTTCGCCCAGGTGCTCAACCACGAGGCCATCCATGTGGCCCAGAGCTGCAGCCGTGGCAACGTGCGGGCCGCGCCCCGGCTGCTGGGTCTGAACACCAGCCTGCCGCCCCATCTCAACCGGGTGCTTGCCGAGGCGGTGTATGCCAGCGCCAGCCCCGAGGTGAAGCTGCTGGAGCGCGAGGCCTACGCCAACCAGCATCAGCTCGACCTGGGTGCCCGGCTGGTGCGGCAGCACTGCCGGCTGGCGGAATCCGCCAGGTCCAGGTCCGTGAGCCTTACCCCCCGCGGCTCCCGCTGAGGGCCAGCACGGCCTCCTCCAGCACCATGTTGAACTGCAGCAGCTGGGCATCGCTCAACTGCTGACGGCTGCTCTGGCCGAAGTGCTCCTCCAGGCAGCGCCGTCCGCGCTGGGCGTCCCAGCCCAGCTGGGCCAGCAGCTGGTCGCACTGGGCCAGCAGGTCGCGGCGGCGGAGGGGCACGGGTGCTTCATCGGGATTGCTGCCGCCGGGCAGGGCCGTGAGGGCCTGCAGGTAGGCCAGCAGATCGGCATAGGTGGTGAGCCGGCTGCGGCTGGGATGACCGAAGGCCCGCAGGAGGTACTGGCCCTCCTGCTCCCGCTGCCAGTCCAGACGGCGCAGCTGCAGATCGATCTGGGCCAGTTCACCGCTCCAATCCTCGGGATCGGGCGGCGGTTCCGGCGGTGCTTCCTGGCCGGCCCCATGGCCTGGGTCATGACCTGGAGCCGCCACGTTGGGCAGCACCGGTGCCCCCGCCTCCGGCCGCTGTGGCGGTGATTTCGGCACATCGGACTCCCTCGGGCGCGCCTCTGGCCGCCCCTCTCGCCGCCCCTCTGGCCGCCCCTCTGAGGCACCCCCTGGCCTCGCCTCTGCCGCCGGCCCTTCGGCTGAGCTGGCCCGGGTGGGCGCGAGCGGAGCCTCTCGGAGCCGCCGCTGCAGCCGTTCGAGGGCCCGGTCCTCCGCCGCCTCGGCGGTGGGACCTTCGCCCAGGGCGCTGGCCAGCAGCGCGCCATCGCGGTGGGCCGACACCTCCACCACCCGGGATCCGGGCTCCGCATGAACCAGGCGGGCCTGCAGCTGCATCGGTGGAGTCGGAGCCGGGAATGGCCTTCCTAGAGTGATGCCTCCGCGGGGTTCGATGGAAGCCGAGTCGATTCAGTCCCTCACGCCTCTGCTCCAGGAGGTGGACCGCTGGCATGAAGCCCTGCTGCTGCTGCCGCTGCTGGTGGCCCTCGAAGCGGTCCTTTCGGCCGACAACGCCATCGCCCTGGCGGCCATCTCCCGGCGTCTGCACGATCGCGCCCGCCAGGAGACGGCCCTCAACCTCGGCCTGCTGCTGGCCCTGGTGTTCCGCCTCGGCCTGATCCTGGCCGCCCAGTGGGTTCTCAACTTCTGGCCGCTGCAGCTGGCCGCGGCGGCCTACCTGCTCTGGCTGTGCGGCCGCCATCTGGCCGGCCTGCTTCAGGCGGAGTCCGGCCTGGATGACCCAGCCGATGCCCACTCCCTGGATCCCGGTTCAGCGTCCGGCTCCGGGATCCATCACCCGGGGGGTCTCTCCGCCGCCGGTCCCCATCCCGAGGTGAAGCTCGCGAGTGTGGTGGCCACCCTGGCGATCACCGATCTGGCCTTCTCGATCGACAGCGTGGCGGCGGCGGTGGCGGTGAGTGATCGGCTCGTGCTGGTGATGGCGGGTGGCGTGATCGGGGTGATCGCCCTGCGGCTCACCGCCGAACTGTTCATCCGCTGGCTGGAGATCTTCCGGCACCTGGAGACCGCCGGTTACCTGGCCGTGGGCCTGGTGGGTCTGCGGCTGGTGCTGCGGCTGGCCTGGCCCGCGCTGGTGCCACCGGAATGGTTCCTGCTGGCCCTGGTGGCGGGGCTGTTCCTCTGGGGCTTTTCCGTCCGTCAGCCCCCGGCTGATGCGGCGGCTCAGATGGATTGAGGGCGGAGGGGCGATGCAGGTGGAACTTCGGGACATCGGCAGTGATGACCTGCTCGACACCTTCACGGTGGAGCAGCCGACCCAGATCCCCCAGCCCGGCCGCTGGCTGGAGATCGGCCAGCGCAGCTTCCTGGTGCTGCAGCGTCGCCATCGTTACCGCCTCCGCAACGGGCGCTATGCGCTGGCGGCCGTGGCGCTGCAGGTGAAGGCCGAGGAGCGGCCCAGCGATGCCAGGCGCTGGGGTTCGGGCTGGGTGATCGGCGATCCCCTCTGCCGCTACAACGCCCGCAGCCCCCTGCTGCGCTGCGCCGTGCTCCCCGAAGGCCCCTGTGACCGCTGCGCCCACTTCGAACCCGCCGGCTGATGGCAGCGTGTCCCGCGGCGCCTGGGCCCGAGCGCGGCGCTGCTGAGCGGAGTCGCCTGCGGGGCCGCCTGCTCGAGTTCCTCAAGTTCCGGGTGCTGGCCGCCCAGGAGGCGTTCTTCACCGGCTTCGGGGAAGGGCAGCCTGCCAATGAAGCACCCGCCAACCACGACCCCACCGCCGAAGCCAACGCCGCCAAACCGGTCGGCCCCGCCGCCGCCCGGCTGCGGGAATGGCTCCATGGCCTCGGGGTGAGGGAGTTCGATCGCCTGGATGACGACGATCTGCTGGCCGTGCTGGCCACGGCCCGTCGGCTCTACGTGGATTGAGCGGGCCCGGGGCGGCGCCCGTAGGGTGAAGGGGCTACCGCTCCACCCGTTTTCCCATCACTCCCTCCCCCCGTTCGGCTCCCCAACCGGTTCCCACGCGCTCGGTCCGCGGGGAGGCGCAGGAGCCCGTGCCATCCGGGTTCGCGGCCCTGGGCCTCGGTCTGCCGATCCTCAAGGCCGTGGCGGAGAAGGGCTACACCACCCCATCCCCCATCCAACTGGAGTGCATCCCCACCGTGCTGGCGGGTCACGATGTGATGGCGGCCGCCCAGACCGGCACCGGCAAGACCGCCGGCTTCACTCTGCCAATGCTGGAGCGGCTGCGGCACGGGCCCCATGCCCGTGGCGGCGTGGTGCGGGCCCTCGTGCTCACGCCCACCCGGGAGCTGGCCGCCCAGGTGGCCGAGAACGTGGCGGCTTACGGCCGTTACCTCGACCTGCGCAGTGACGTGGTGTTCGGCGGGGTCAAGATCAACCCCCAGATCAACCGGCTGCGGGCCGGTGCCGACATCCTGGTGGCCACACCCGGACGGCTGCTGGATCTGCAGCAGCAGCGGGCCATCCGGCTGGATCGCGTGGAGGTGCTGGTGCTGGATGAGGCGGACCGGATGCTCGACATGGGCTTCATCCGCGACATCCAGAAGCTGCTGGCACTGCTGCCGCCGAAGCGCCAGAACCTACTGTTCTCTGCCACCTTCAGCCCCTCGATCCGCAAGCTGGCCCACGGCCTGCTGCACCAGCCGGTGCAGCTGCAGGCCACCCCTGAGAACCAGGCCGCCCCCACCGTGGAGCATCTGCTCCATCCCTGCGACATGGCGCGCAAGCCGGAGCTGCTCACCCACCTGATCGCCAGCAACGACTGGCAGCAGGTGCTCGTGTTCTCGCGCACCAAGCACGGGGCCAACCGGATGGCGGATCGGCTCTGTGCGGCCGGCCTGGAGGCTGCTGCCATCCATGGCAACAAGAGCCAGGGGGCCCGCACCCGGGCGCTCGCCGGCTTCAAGACCGGTGAGGTGCGCGTGCTCGTGGCCACCGACCTGGCGGCCCGGGGCATCGACATTCATCAGCTTCCCCATGTGGTGAATCTGGATCTGCCCAATCAGGCGGAGGACTACGTGCACCGCATCGGTCGCACCGGCCGGGCGGGCCATCCCGGCCACGCGATCTCCCTGGTGGCCGCTGAGGAGCACGAGCTGCTGGGTGCCATCGAGCGTCTGATCGGCACCTCCCTGCCCTCTGAGACCGTGCCGGGCTTCGAGCCCACGGTGCTGCGCGCCGCGGCGCTCGACCTCAGCGGCGGCCGGGGCCGGGGAGGGCGAAGCGGCCCGGGCCGTGGCAGTGCCGGCCGCGGCGGCAGCAGCCGGCCATCCAGGCCGGAGGCGCGGGGGTCGGCAAACGGCAACAAGCGACACAACCGCGGACGCGGCCCTCGGCTCGGATAGGGCCGCAACGAACGTCCCCATGCCCTACGAGCCCGGATCCCCCGAATGCCGAGTGCTGATCGACTGCAAGAGCCAGATCGAGTCGATGCTGCTGGCCCTGGATCGCATTGAGAACAGCGCCCACATCCGCGACCAGCTGCGCTCGGTGCACAACCAGCTGGAGGGACTGCACGCGCTCTACCGCCGCAGCAACCCGTAGCGCAGCAACCCCTAGGGCCGGGTGCGCTGTTCCTCCAGTTCGCGGCAGAGGCTGTAGGCGCAGGGCAGGGTGGCCACCCTCCTCAGTTCTCTGTTGCCCCCGTCGCCGACAACGGCCCGGTGGCCCACCAGATAGCCGCCGGCCGTGTCGCGGAAGATCTGACAGTGGACCCCCGCTTCGGCCACGAAGGTGAGGGTGGTGGCTGAGGCCACCCCGGCCTCAGGGCCACCCGAAGGGCGTGATGGCCTGCCAGCTGGCACGCTGATGCCCATGGACCTGCCTCGACCGCTTCCTCCGATCTAGCGTCTTCGCCGGGAGCGCAGGCGTGAGCATTTCCTAACCACACACAACTTATCCGCAACCAGCTCCGCACGCATCTCCGCACGCATCCCAGCAGGCACCTCTGCACGGACCTCTGCGCTGATGTCCGTCCTGAGCCGCCCCGACCGACGCGGTCGCGCTGCGGTCCCGGCGGTGCCCACGGCCAAGGCTCAGCTGCTTGCGCCCAGACCCATCCGGTCGCCCGGTCGGGCGTTCAACTGCTGGATCAGCGCCTGCCCCTGGCAGGGGCGTTTGCCCTCAAGCTGGGCGTCCCGCAGCAGCAGGGGACAGCCGCCGGTGGCGAGCACCAGTCCCTCGCCGGGGGCCACCGCCAGCACCTCTCCCGCTTCTGCACCGCCGCCGCCAGCGCCCCAGCGACCACACAGGGCCGCCGCCTCGGGAGACAGCTCGCCCCGCAGGCGCTCCACAAGCGGTTCCGTGGCCAGCAGCTTCAGACGCCGACCATTCCAGAGGGTGTGGGCTCCGGGGTAGAGGGCCATCACCCGCCGGTGGATCTCCAGGGCAGGGAGGCTCCAGTCGACCACCGCATCCTCCTTGCGCAGCTGGCGGGCGTAGGTCATGCCGTCCTCGCTCTGGGGCCGGACCCCCAGGCGCCGCCAGCGCTCGGCTTCGGGGCCAGGGCCCGCGGCGGCGATGCGCGGCAGGGCCTCCAGCAGCAGGTCGGCGGTGAGGGCGGCCAGCCGACCTGCCAGATCCTCGGCGTTCTCGAGCAGCCCGATGGTCAGCCTGCGCTCCAGCAGCACCGGCCCCGTGTCCAGCCCGGCCTCCATCGCCATGATGCCCACGCCGGTCTCCGGATCGCCGGCCAGCAGGCTCCACTGGATCGGGGCGGCACCGCGCCAGCGCGGCAGCAGCGAGCCATGGCCGTTCCAGCAGCCCAGCGGGGGCTGGGCCAGCACCTCCGGCGGCAGGATCTGGCCGAAGGCCACCACCACCGACATCTCAGCATCGAGGGCGGCCAGCTCCGCCTGGGTGCCGGGATCCTGTCGGATCCGGCCTGGGGTGAACACGGGCAGTCCGAGGGCTTCGGCCCGCTGTTTCACCGGTGAGGCCACCAGCTGGCTGCCGCGGCCCCGGCGCCGGTCGGGCTGGCTCACCACCCCCACCACGGTGTGGCCGGCCTCCACCAGGGCCTCGAGGCTGGGAACGGCATAGGCCGGTGTCCCCCAGAACAGAATCCGCATGGCAGCAGGCTCGGCGAGCGGTCAGGCGTCGCCGGTGATGGACAGCCCTTCGACCCACACGTGCGGGCAGAGACCGTCAGGGGTGACCTTGGCCTCCCCTTCGAAGCCGATGATCCCCTGGAGCACCTGGCGGATGTCGCCGGCCACCGTGGCGGCCTCGATCGAGCGTGCCTGGCCGTTGCGCACCAGCCAGCCATCAAAGGGCAGGGAGAAGGCCCCCTGGCTTGCCTTCACCCCGGCATGGAGAGCGGAGAGGGAATCGATCCACACCAGCGGCTCGTCGGTGTTGAAGCGGTCCAGCCCCTGCTGGCCGCCGTCGCTGCCGGCGCTGGGCCCGATCTCGAACCAGTCGGGACCGACCGACACCTTGGCCCCCATGCCCGCGTGGCCGGTGGGCGCCACCCCGAAGGCCCGGGCCGTGGCCTCCGAGTGCAGGAAGTTGCGCAGCACGCCGCCCTCCACCAGGGCGAGGCGCCGGGTCGGGGTGCCCTCGCCATCGAAGGCCGAAGCGCCGACGTTGCCGGGATGCAGGCCGTTGTCGTGGATGGAGAGAAAGGGCACGGCCAGGGCTTCGCCCAGGGACGAGCGGTTGCTGAGGCTCACCCCATCGAGCACGGCCCGGGCGTTGAACAGGCTGCTGAAGGCGCCGATCAGATCGAGGAACGCCTCCGGGCTGAACACGCAGGTGTAGCGGCCGGTGGGGATGGGGGCGTAGTGGAGGTGGCTGATGGTGCGTTCGGCCGCTTCGCTGATGCAGCCGTCGATGTCGAGATCGCTGGCGCCGTAGGCCAGGCGCATGGCCCCGGCGCTGCGGGGCTTGCGGCCCTCTTCCTCGGCGCGGGCGTAGAGGTAGACGCTGGCTGTGGTGAGCCGTTGGTGCCGGCAGGCGCCGTCACTGTTGAGGTAGAGGCGCTCGCTGCTGCGCTGGGCCAGGCCGTTGTAAGGCACGGTGCCGATCGCCGGGTGGCTGTCCAGCAGGGTGCGCTCGGCCTGCTGCAGCGTGCTGAGCAGCTCGAGGATCGGCTGGGGAGGATGGCTGGGCTGATCCAGCGACGCCAGTGGCGCCGTGGCGAGGGGAGAGAAGCCAGGGGTGTCCTCCGGGTTGCCGAAGGCTGAGGCGGCCTGGGCACCGGCAAGGGCTTTCTGCAGCCCGGAGTCGGAGAGGTCGGAGGTGCTGGTGATCCCCACCAGGCCGTCGCTGTTCCATACGCGCACCGTGATGGCGCTGCGCTGGGCCCCCTTCATCTGCTTGGCCTCGCCACGGTCCACCTGCACCGAGGTGTCGGTGCTGCAGGAGGCCCCCAGATCCCATTGGCGGATGCCCTGACGGGCAGCAAGGGAGGTGAGACGTTCCTGCAGGGCGGGGGCATCCAGACCCTGGCTGGGCTCGGAATCGGGCCTGGGATTGTGAGCGGTTCCGGTCGTCATGCTCAGCGGCCCCCCACGGTGATGCTGTCGACCTTGATGTGGGGCTGGCCCACGGTGACGAAGATGCTGCCGCTCACGGAACCGCAGAAGCCGGCCGCCAGGTCGAGGTCGTTGGCGCACATGGAGATCCGCGGCATCACCTCCTTGGCCTCCCCGATCAGGGTGGCCCCCTTCACGGGCTTGGTGAGGGCTCCGTTCTCGATCAGGTACCCCTCCTCCACGGCGAAGTTGAACTGCCCGGTGGGC
This sequence is a window from Cyanobium sp. PCC 7001. Protein-coding genes within it:
- a CDS encoding DEAD/DEAH box helicase gives rise to the protein MPSGFAALGLGLPILKAVAEKGYTTPSPIQLECIPTVLAGHDVMAAAQTGTGKTAGFTLPMLERLRHGPHARGGVVRALVLTPTRELAAQVAENVAAYGRYLDLRSDVVFGGVKINPQINRLRAGADILVATPGRLLDLQQQRAIRLDRVEVLVLDEADRMLDMGFIRDIQKLLALLPPKRQNLLFSATFSPSIRKLAHGLLHQPVQLQATPENQAAPTVEHLLHPCDMARKPELLTHLIASNDWQQVLVFSRTKHGANRMADRLCAAGLEAAAIHGNKSQGARTRALAGFKTGEVRVLVATDLAARGIDIHQLPHVVNLDLPNQAEDYVHRIGRTGRAGHPGHAISLVAAEEHELLGAIERLIGTSLPSETVPGFEPTVLRAAALDLSGGRGRGGRSGPGRGSAGRGGSSRPSRPEARGSANGNKRHNRGRGPRLG
- a CDS encoding DUF6737 family protein, yielding MTPPASIWALKPWWCQPWSIVLTGVAVSIGSWWLLHRWWITAPVAAAVLAWWWLFLVLVPAGYTQSVVAQEAAGTVEPPRSTDPPRTAPPPDDAG
- a CDS encoding DUF6464 family protein, whose product is MQVELRDIGSDDLLDTFTVEQPTQIPQPGRWLEIGQRSFLVLQRRHRYRLRNGRYALAAVALQVKAEERPSDARRWGSGWVIGDPLCRYNARSPLLRCAVLPEGPCDRCAHFEPAG
- a CDS encoding membrane protein gives rise to the protein MEAESIQSLTPLLQEVDRWHEALLLLPLLVALEAVLSADNAIALAAISRRLHDRARQETALNLGLLLALVFRLGLILAAQWVLNFWPLQLAAAAYLLWLCGRHLAGLLQAESGLDDPADAHSLDPGSASGSGIHHPGGLSAAGPHPEVKLASVVATLAITDLAFSIDSVAAAVAVSDRLVLVMAGGVIGVIALRLTAELFIRWLEIFRHLETAGYLAVGLVGLRLVLRLAWPALVPPEWFLLALVAGLFLWGFSVRQPPADAAAQMD
- the mfd gene encoding transcription-repair coupling factor, yielding MPLSALVRQLQQASLTGEVLERSRRGDRLRLSGAGRAARALISSALAGAAHAPLLVIVPTLEEAGRWAALLELMGWPSSQLYPTSEGSPYEGFDPTSEITWGQLQVLSELLDRSEDGASRNRLAIVATERALQPHLPPPAALEARCLSLRKGQSVDLEELAGTLTQLGYARVPSIDQEGTWSRRGDIVDVFPVSAELPVRLEFFGEELEKLREFDPTSQRSLDATEVVRLTPTGYTPLIADALRESMPEGLEQLLSPEAQEQLLEGGTPEGLRRLMGLAWAEPASLLDYLPAGTVIAVDERRHCLAHGQQWYEHAVEHHAEVTRELGAALPAVLHRPASAVLAAVEAFPGFDLAELHESDSHPNSFDLASRSVPAHPNAFGKLAALIKGFQQERARVWLLSAQPSRAVALLEEHDCITRFVPNPADTPAIERLIEQNTPVALKTRGTAELEGLQLPAWKLVLITDREFFGQHSLAATGYVRRRRKAASRTVDPNKMQPGDFVVHRNHGIGRFLRLEKLAIGGEERDYLVVQYADGLLRVAADQLGSLGRYRATSDSPPDLNRMGGTAWSKAKERARKAVRRVALDLVKLYAERHKTPGFPFPPDGPWQNELEDSFPYEPTPDQVKAIADVKRDMEQAQPMDRLVCGDVGFGKTEVAIRAIFKAVTAGRQVAMLAPTTVLAQQHWRSLSERFAPYPVKVSLLNRFRTAAERKLIQEGLAAGTVDVVVGTHQLLGKGTRFKQLGLLVVDEEQRFGVNQKEKIKALRKDVDVLTLSATPIPRTLYMSLSGVREMSLITTPPPLRRPIKTHLAALDEEAVRSAIRQELDRGGQIFYVVPRVEGIEEVAERLRQMLPGLQLLVAHGQMAEGELESAMVAFNAGEADLMLCTTIVESGLDIPRVNTILIEDAHRFGLAQLYQLRGRVGRSGIQAHAWLFYPGDASLSEAARQRLRAIQEFAQLGSGYQLAMRDMEIRGVGNLLGVEQSGQMEAIGFDLYMEMLQESLAEIQGQDIPKVDDTQIDLPITAFIPGDWITENDEKMAAYRAAADCTSKEALVELAAAWVDRYGAIPAPVTALLQLMELKLVARRCGFSRIKPEKPNIALDTPMEEPAFRLLRQGLPQHLHGRLVYQAGSGSTAKVLARGLGVLPVERQLEELMGWLNQMADQIPGADGLTEAQRAEAQRARNAEVLRV
- the fmt gene encoding methionyl-tRNA formyltransferase, with the translated sequence MRILFWGTPAYAVPSLEALVEAGHTVVGVVSQPDRRRGRGSQLVASPVKQRAEALGLPVFTPGRIRQDPGTQAELAALDAEMSVVVAFGQILPPEVLAQPPLGCWNGHGSLLPRWRGAAPIQWSLLAGDPETGVGIMAMEAGLDTGPVLLERRLTIGLLENAEDLAGRLAALTADLLLEALPRIAAAGPGPEAERWRRLGVRPQSEDGMTYARQLRKEDAVVDWSLPALEIHRRVMALYPGAHTLWNGRRLKLLATEPLVERLRGELSPEAAALCGRWGAGGGGAEAGEVLAVAPGEGLVLATGGCPLLLRDAQLEGKRPCQGQALIQQLNARPGDRMGLGASS
- a CDS encoding TldD/PmbA family protein, which translates into the protein MTTGTAHNPRPDSEPSQGLDAPALQERLTSLAARQGIRQWDLGASCSTDTSVQVDRGEAKQMKGAQRSAITVRVWNSDGLVGITSTSDLSDSGLQKALAGAQAASAFGNPEDTPGFSPLATAPLASLDQPSHPPQPILELLSTLQQAERTLLDSHPAIGTVPYNGLAQRSSERLYLNSDGACRHQRLTTASVYLYARAEEEGRKPRSAGAMRLAYGASDLDIDGCISEAAERTISHLHYAPIPTGRYTCVFSPEAFLDLIGAFSSLFNARAVLDGVSLSNRSSLGEALAVPFLSIHDNGLHPGNVGASAFDGEGTPTRRLALVEGGVLRNFLHSEATARAFGVAPTGHAGMGAKVSVGPDWFEIGPSAGSDGGQQGLDRFNTDEPLVWIDSLSALHAGVKASQGAFSLPFDGWLVRNGQARSIEAATVAGDIRQVLQGIIGFEGEAKVTPDGLCPHVWVEGLSITGDA